ATACCCTTGGTCAAAGCTAAGATGCGTCAGCCGACCAAAATAGAGCCCCAGCATCGCCATCACGGCGAGTTGCGACGTGTAGGCCTTGGTCGACGCGACTCCGATCTCTGGACCCGCATGCAAATAGATGCCGCCGTCCGCTTCTTGCGCGATCGTGCTGCCGACCACGTTGCAGATCGCCAGCGTGGGATGTCCTTTGCGTTTCATTTCGCGCAGCGCGGCGAGCGTATCGGCCGTTTCGCCGCTTTGCGTGATCCCAAAGACCAGCGTCCGCCGCGGCGTCGGCGGATTGCGATACCGCAGCTCCGACGCGTATTCGACTTCGACCGGAATTCGGGCCATCTCTTCAATGATGTACTCGCCGACGAGCGCCGCGTGCCAACTGGTGCCGCAGGCGGTCAAAAGAATTCGATCGACGCCGCGCAGCTCTTGCGGCGAAAGATTCAATCCGCCGAACACCGCGGTCGCATCGTCGAGACTCAGCCGCCCGCGCATCGTATTTTCGATCGACTGCGGCTGCTCGAAAATCTCTTTCAGCATGTAATGTTCGTAGTCGCCCAGATCGACGTCGGACGCGTCGATCTCGATCACTTCGACGCTATGCTCGATCGCGCCATGATCGCGATGTCGCACTTGCAACGAGTCGGCTTTGAGCAGCGCGATTTGATGATCGGCCAAGTAAACAATCTTGTCGGTGAACCCGGCCAGCGGCGATGCATCGCTCGCCAAATAATGGACATCATCGGCGACGCCGACCACCAACGGACTTCCCAGACGCGCCGCGACAATCAAATCGGGACGCTGCTTGAACAAGATCGCCAAGCCATAGGTGCCGCGCAGTTGGACCAGCGCGTCTTGCACAATATCGATCAACTGCTGGTCAGTCGGAGCTGCCTGGGGTTTGGCGTTAGCCAGTCGACGGCGACGGCATTCTTCCAGCAGATGCGCGATGACTTCGCTATCGGTTTCGGTGGCGAACTCATAACCCCGAGCGATCAGCGTCTCTTTCAGCTTGGCGTAATTCTCGATCACGC
The nucleotide sequence above comes from Blastopirellula sp. J2-11. Encoded proteins:
- the glmS gene encoding glutamine--fructose-6-phosphate transaminase (isomerizing), whose translation is MCGIVGVVGDRQAVDFIVQGLRRLEYRGYDSAGIAALDPGDAEISVCKTAGRIDNLAARLAKQHIVGAAGIGHTRWATHGPATETNAHPHVGQGGEVVLVHNGVIENYAKLKETLIARGYEFATETDSEVIAHLLEECRRRRLANAKPQAAPTDQQLIDIVQDALVQLRGTYGLAILFKQRPDLIVAARLGSPLVVGVADDVHYLASDASPLAGFTDKIVYLADHQIALLKADSLQVRHRDHGAIEHSVEVIEIDASDVDLGDYEHYMLKEIFEQPQSIENTMRGRLSLDDATAVFGGLNLSPQELRGVDRILLTACGTSWHAALVGEYIIEEMARIPVEVEYASELRYRNPPTPRRTLVFGITQSGETADTLAALREMKRKGHPTLAICNVVGSTIAQEADGGIYLHAGPEIGVASTKAYTSQLAVMAMLGLYFGRLTHLSFDQGYRIIESLQKLPAAVEKALESNDTARKIAEKYQSATNFLYLGRHFNFPTALEGALKLKEISYIHAEGYPAAELKHGPIALVDEQTPSVFIMPRGVVYDKVMSNLEEIKARSGPVIAIASEDDDQVAKIADDVIRIPMVDEFLQPIVSIIPLQLLAYHIAQLRGCDVDKPRNLAKSVTVE